The following proteins are co-located in the Heliorestis convoluta genome:
- a CDS encoding 4Fe-4S dicluster domain-containing protein produces the protein MTRMARFVDITKCIACRGCQVACKQWNQLPGEIGPFTGTYQSHNDLSPNRWTMIQYYEYKNNQGELQWDFLKKCCLHCGEASCIKACPNDALRKTDIGTVMTIKDKCVGCGYCAIYCPFNIPKVDKRTKKMSKCTACVGRIKNNMEEPCVKTCVTDAIKSGPRDEMVRIAEKRLEEVKGKYPEANLYGVNELSGLGMIYLLPQSPSTYDLPENPTAPLSLGLFKNVVQPAGSLALGGTVLGLAGAALISWRNERMKGGDKKNG, from the coding sequence ATGACAAGAATGGCGCGTTTTGTTGATATAACCAAATGCATTGCTTGTCGTGGCTGTCAAGTTGCTTGTAAGCAATGGAACCAACTGCCTGGCGAGATTGGCCCTTTTACAGGGACTTATCAATCCCACAATGATCTATCTCCCAACCGCTGGACGATGATTCAGTACTATGAATATAAAAACAACCAGGGAGAACTGCAATGGGATTTCCTCAAGAAATGCTGTCTTCACTGCGGTGAAGCTTCTTGCATCAAAGCTTGTCCCAACGATGCGTTACGGAAAACTGACATTGGCACCGTCATGACGATCAAAGATAAGTGCGTCGGCTGTGGTTACTGTGCCATCTACTGTCCTTTTAACATTCCAAAAGTAGACAAAAGAACGAAAAAAATGTCCAAATGTACGGCCTGCGTTGGTCGCATCAAAAACAACATGGAAGAGCCTTGTGTCAAAACTTGTGTTACCGATGCTATAAAATCTGGCCCCCGTGACGAAATGGTCAGAATCGCAGAAAAGCGCTTGGAAGAAGTCAAAGGCAAGTATCCTGAAGCCAATCTCTATGGCGTCAATGAACTTAGCGGTTTGGGTATGATTTACCTCTTGCCTCAAAGCCCTTCTACGTACGACTTGCCGGAAAACCCAACGGCGCCCCTGTCTCTAGGTTTGTTCAAAAATGTAGTACAACCAGCTGGCTCTCTGGCTCTTGGTGGTACCGTCCTTGGCTTGGCTGGAGCGGCTTTGATCAGTTGGCGCAATGAACGGATGAAAGGAGGGGACAAGAAGAATGGCTAA
- a CDS encoding 3'-5' exoribonuclease YhaM family protein, producing the protein MRSIESKRTSTNKIYLDLTLRDKTGEINAKFWDADPALEKEFLENSILCVKALVKEWSGNKQLSIESIRPVTDLDGQNIRDFIASAPQDSQSMYKILHSYIGQIKDQDIYQITSTIVEKYQDKILYYPAAQKNHHAIHGGWLYHIVTMLGLGEKIVEVYPFLNRDLLYGGIILHDIAKLDEMDANELGIVKDYTVEGHLLGHLVQGVKLVDKIAESIGADPEKSLLLQHMIASHHYKGEWGSPKTPMIPEAEVLHYIDMIDAAMYDMHKALSTTKEGSFSEKVWTLGRKVYRSSQ; encoded by the coding sequence CTGCGCTCTATAGAGAGTAAGAGAACAAGTACCAATAAAATATATCTAGATCTGACTCTACGTGATAAGACTGGCGAAATTAATGCGAAGTTCTGGGATGCTGACCCTGCGTTGGAAAAAGAGTTTCTGGAAAACAGCATTCTTTGTGTCAAAGCACTTGTCAAAGAGTGGAGTGGAAACAAACAACTATCCATTGAATCGATAAGACCGGTCACAGACCTTGATGGACAAAACATTAGAGACTTTATAGCCTCAGCGCCTCAGGATTCTCAAAGCATGTACAAAATACTACATAGTTACATTGGTCAAATCAAAGATCAAGATATTTATCAAATAACAAGTACTATCGTTGAAAAATACCAAGACAAAATCCTTTACTATCCAGCAGCACAAAAAAACCATCATGCTATTCATGGGGGATGGTTGTATCATATTGTAACCATGCTTGGTTTAGGTGAAAAAATTGTAGAAGTCTATCCCTTCTTAAATCGCGATCTACTCTACGGTGGCATCATCCTGCACGATATAGCCAAACTCGATGAAATGGATGCCAACGAACTGGGCATTGTAAAAGACTACACCGTAGAAGGTCATCTATTAGGTCATCTCGTACAAGGCGTCAAGTTGGTGGACAAGATTGCAGAAAGCATAGGAGCGGATCCTGAAAAATCTTTATTGCTTCAGCATATGATTGCAAGTCATCACTACAAAGGTGAATGGGGTAGTCCAAAAACCCCGATGATACCTGAAGCCGAAGTTTTGCATTACATAGATATGATAGATGCCGCTATGTACGATATGCATAAGGCATTGAGCACGACCAAAGAAGGTAGCTTCTCAGAAAAAGTATGGACGCTGGGAAGGAAAGTCTATAGGAGCTCCCAATAA
- a CDS encoding helix-turn-helix transcriptional regulator codes for MTYKEKDDKSNLAMYRASRNWLVPYLLLILRNWTLHGYDIMIRLAEFGINTVDHGTVYRTLRQLEKDGHVSSSWENSQSGPSRRIYSITDSGKALLDTWLETMTFYQGLVNNFIDFYQETVTGDFFGSRVRRKKEPQPKEREDNSTHGQKKDDI; via the coding sequence TTGACATATAAAGAGAAAGATGATAAGTCTAACTTGGCGATGTATCGAGCCAGTCGAAACTGGTTGGTGCCATATTTACTACTCATCCTGCGAAACTGGACCCTCCACGGTTATGACATTATGATTCGCTTGGCTGAATTCGGTATTAACACAGTCGATCATGGAACAGTCTATCGAACATTACGCCAACTGGAGAAGGATGGACATGTCTCATCTAGTTGGGAGAATAGCCAGAGCGGGCCATCACGTCGTATATATTCGATAACGGACTCTGGAAAAGCGCTACTTGACACCTGGTTAGAGACGATGACTTTCTACCAAGGTTTAGTCAACAACTTTATCGACTTCTACCAGGAAACTGTTACAGGAGATTTCTTTGGATCAAGGGTTCGACGAAAAAAAGAGCCACAGCCGAAAGAAAGAGAAGATAACAGCACCCATGGGCAAAAAAAAGATGATATATGA
- a CDS encoding phasin family protein — MNTKSFTEDLWKQSHSNLNLMFWTQEQAEKFGNRLMEQGKVNREEAQQFVQQLWEQSQENQKRFQEIIRKSTQDVFDNWKGTTQSQLDELNRKVDEMMKKMNGEG, encoded by the coding sequence ATGAACACCAAGTCTTTTACGGAAGATCTATGGAAACAAAGCCACTCGAACCTTAACCTGATGTTCTGGACTCAGGAACAAGCGGAGAAGTTTGGCAATCGCCTCATGGAACAAGGCAAAGTCAATCGTGAAGAAGCTCAACAATTTGTTCAACAGTTGTGGGAGCAAAGCCAGGAGAATCAGAAGCGCTTTCAAGAAATCATTCGCAAGTCCACACAGGATGTCTTCGACAACTGGAAAGGGACCACGCAGTCTCAACTTGATGAATTAAATCGAAAAGTTGATGAAATGATGAAGAAAATGAACGGTGAAGGCTAA
- a CDS encoding GDSL-type esterase/lipase family protein yields MVIEKGPQSIAQKPSTIYAVGDSLTWGYPYGPEASWTTSVEGAFYIPVANLGLNGATTEDMRRILISHLPDLEPRSWVIITGGANDAYGMISPRKVIQNYRDMIERIEVARCVPIIGLTTAISEEPARTRVIEYRALLLDFLKGRKEEGAGSLRTIDFFKPLLAADGCSLAPQYAADDCHPNRHGYEKMGEVAVHMIGTYLEEIRITDHNRS; encoded by the coding sequence ATGGTCATAGAAAAGGGACCCCAATCAATTGCTCAAAAGCCATCAACCATTTATGCAGTAGGTGACTCATTAACCTGGGGATATCCTTATGGTCCTGAAGCATCTTGGACGACGAGCGTTGAAGGCGCTTTTTATATACCGGTAGCCAATCTAGGTTTAAATGGAGCGACCACTGAGGATATGCGACGCATACTGATTTCTCATCTGCCCGATCTAGAACCTCGTTCTTGGGTTATCATCACAGGTGGTGCTAACGATGCTTATGGAATGATCTCGCCGCGTAAAGTAATTCAAAATTATCGTGATATGATCGAGCGTATCGAAGTGGCACGCTGTGTTCCTATCATTGGTTTGACGACAGCGATTTCCGAAGAACCTGCTAGAACACGCGTAATAGAATACCGCGCTCTTTTACTTGACTTTTTAAAAGGAAGAAAAGAAGAAGGAGCGGGGTCTTTGCGAACCATTGACTTTTTCAAGCCCCTACTTGCTGCCGATGGTTGCTCTTTAGCCCCTCAATACGCTGCCGACGACTGCCATCCCAATCGTCACGGCTATGAGAAAATGGGGGAAGTAGCTGTCCATATGATTGGTACCTATCTTGAAGAGATCAGGATCACCGATCATAACAGATCATAG
- a CDS encoding DEAD/DEAH box helicase, translating to MEQFKTLGVSESILESLSTMGFEEPTPIQEKTIPPALEGKDLIGQAQTGTGKTAAFGIPVIEKARRQPEGLQAVVLTPTRELAIQVAEELNRIGNQSGVQCLPIYGGQDMSRQIRALKKRPQIIVATPGRLMDHMRRKTIRLQEIQVIVLDEADEMLNMGFYEDVEKIMEDTPEHKQILLFSATMPRQIQSLANRFMNEPVLITIKAKEVTIPLVEQHYIELQEREKFDVLCRLIDIQSPDLAIVFGRTKRRVDELTEALKKRGYSAEGIHGDLTQGKRDSVLRQFRSGTVDILIATDVAARGLDITGVTHVYNFDIPQDSESYVHRIGRTGRAGQSGIAIAFVIPRELDHLRTIERATKRNMMRMAIPTVSEAAEGQQRLAVEKLLRTVEGKDLQRFRGMAQELLDKEDSMTLLSAALKLLTKETNRVPVTLSPEAPLRVRSRRDQKPRQGRTQGHGQGQGQGQGQSRGKGSNRRNFKGAQGQFKQDSMKKDRFGKQQPSYH from the coding sequence TTGGAACAATTCAAAACTTTAGGAGTTAGCGAAAGCATTCTCGAATCGTTGAGCACAATGGGATTTGAAGAACCTACGCCCATCCAAGAAAAAACAATTCCCCCTGCCTTAGAAGGTAAAGATCTAATCGGGCAAGCCCAGACAGGCACAGGTAAGACCGCCGCTTTTGGCATTCCTGTCATTGAAAAAGCAAGAAGACAACCTGAGGGTCTACAAGCTGTTGTGCTTACGCCAACGCGAGAGCTGGCCATCCAAGTGGCTGAAGAACTGAATCGCATTGGCAACCAAAGTGGTGTCCAGTGCTTGCCGATTTATGGTGGACAAGATATGTCTCGACAAATCCGTGCTTTGAAAAAAAGACCTCAAATTATTGTGGCGACGCCAGGTCGCTTAATGGATCATATGCGTCGCAAAACGATTCGCTTGCAGGAAATTCAGGTGATAGTTCTTGACGAAGCTGACGAAATGTTGAATATGGGCTTTTATGAAGATGTTGAAAAGATTATGGAAGATACACCGGAGCACAAGCAGATATTACTCTTTTCGGCTACCATGCCTCGACAGATTCAGAGCCTGGCCAACCGATTTATGAATGAGCCGGTCTTGATCACCATCAAAGCCAAAGAAGTAACCATTCCACTGGTGGAACAGCACTATATTGAATTGCAAGAGCGTGAGAAGTTTGATGTTCTCTGTCGACTGATTGACATTCAGTCGCCTGACCTTGCCATAGTTTTCGGAAGAACCAAGCGACGGGTTGATGAACTGACCGAAGCGTTAAAAAAACGTGGTTATTCTGCAGAAGGAATTCATGGTGATTTGACGCAAGGCAAGCGTGATAGCGTTTTACGTCAATTTCGCTCTGGTACCGTCGATATTCTGATCGCAACCGATGTAGCCGCTCGTGGTCTCGACATTACAGGTGTCACCCATGTTTATAATTTTGATATCCCGCAAGACTCAGAAAGCTATGTACATCGGATTGGTAGAACCGGTCGAGCCGGTCAAAGCGGCATTGCCATTGCCTTTGTGATTCCACGAGAGTTGGATCATTTGCGTACGATTGAAAGAGCGACAAAGCGCAATATGATGCGTATGGCCATTCCAACAGTATCAGAAGCAGCAGAAGGTCAGCAACGTCTGGCTGTGGAAAAATTACTGAGAACTGTTGAAGGAAAGGATCTGCAACGCTTTCGAGGTATGGCCCAAGAACTATTGGATAAAGAAGACTCCATGACCTTACTTTCTGCTGCCTTAAAGCTGTTAACAAAAGAAACGAACCGAGTTCCTGTGACCTTAAGCCCTGAAGCACCGCTTCGCGTGCGCAGTCGTCGCGATCAAAAGCCAAGACAAGGACGGACCCAAGGACATGGACAAGGACAAGGACAAGGGCAAGGGCAAAGCAGAGGAAAAGGTAGCAATCGGCGCAACTTCAAAGGCGCCCAGGGACAATTTAAGCAAGATTCCATGAAAAAGGATCGCTTCGGTAAGCAGCAACCATCTTATCATTAA
- a CDS encoding YgaP family membrane protein: MDLSFRQNVGTVERIIRVIAGTFFILLALYYPFTATWPKWLLGLIGLSQVIEGAIGY, encoded by the coding sequence ATGGATCTTTCATTTCGTCAGAATGTTGGTACTGTTGAGCGCATTATCCGTGTAATCGCAGGTACTTTTTTCATTTTACTGGCTCTATATTACCCTTTTACAGCGACCTGGCCCAAATGGTTGCTCGGTCTCATTGGACTAAGCCAAGTTATAGAGGGGGCTATCGGGTATTGA
- the fabG gene encoding 3-oxoacyl-[acyl-carrier-protein] reductase, with amino-acid sequence MRLNGKVALITGAGRGIGKTTAQLFAQEGAQLVITDLNGAAAQTAQEFTDAGYNTRYFKMNVTEYDRVKEVVDEIKKEFGRIDILVNNAGITQDGWLAKMTPQQWQKVIDVNLTGVFNCTQAVASIMMEQGSGVILSTSSIVGIHGNIGQTNYAATKAGVIGMTKSWAKELGRKGVRVNAVAPGFIVTDMTAKVPEKVLTMMKEKTPIGRLGTPEDVAKAFVFLASDDADFISGVTLSVDGGLVI; translated from the coding sequence ATGCGTTTAAACGGCAAAGTAGCTCTGATCACTGGAGCTGGTCGAGGTATTGGGAAAACGACAGCTCAGCTTTTTGCTCAAGAAGGAGCTCAATTGGTAATCACAGATTTAAACGGAGCTGCTGCTCAGACAGCGCAAGAGTTCACGGATGCTGGTTATAATACTCGTTACTTCAAAATGAATGTAACAGAATACGATCGCGTCAAAGAAGTGGTCGATGAAATAAAAAAAGAGTTTGGACGAATCGACATCCTTGTGAACAATGCCGGTATTACGCAAGACGGTTGGTTAGCAAAAATGACACCACAACAGTGGCAAAAAGTAATTGATGTAAACTTGACAGGCGTATTCAACTGCACACAAGCTGTTGCTTCTATCATGATGGAGCAAGGTAGTGGTGTCATCTTATCAACCTCTTCAATCGTAGGTATTCATGGTAACATTGGGCAGACCAACTATGCTGCCACTAAAGCGGGTGTCATTGGCATGACAAAAAGCTGGGCTAAAGAATTAGGGCGCAAAGGCGTGCGCGTCAATGCAGTTGCTCCTGGCTTTATTGTTACGGATATGACTGCGAAAGTACCGGAAAAAGTACTTACGATGATGAAAGAAAAAACTCCTATCGGTCGCTTAGGAACGCCTGAAGATGTCGCCAAAGCTTTCGTCTTCCTTGCTTCAGACGATGCTGACTTTATCAGTGGTGTCACTCTTTCTGTTGACGGTGGCCTTGTTATTTAA
- a CDS encoding formate dehydrogenase subunit gamma, protein MAKSKGPMVEKFPLDQRVVHWIGSISFIICALTGLLLFTTALDFLAPLFGGKATAGRIHLISGIVFAITPLIALIWNGKNLIHFLRDISHFDKDDIAFLKGFFPYIMNSPGYQYPPQGKYNGGEKLQALAQVFLGVAIIITGFILAFDRFFSPLLLQLSLPIHSIAALVTMLLALGHIFFAAINPRSNAALSGMINGKVPVEKVKISNTKWYEQLKKEKRI, encoded by the coding sequence ATGGCTAAATCAAAAGGACCAATGGTTGAGAAGTTTCCTCTCGATCAACGAGTTGTGCACTGGATCGGCTCGATCAGTTTTATCATTTGTGCACTCACTGGGCTTTTGCTCTTTACGACAGCTCTTGACTTTTTAGCGCCGCTCTTCGGTGGCAAAGCAACAGCTGGTCGCATCCACTTGATTTCTGGCATTGTTTTTGCCATCACACCTCTGATCGCCCTGATCTGGAATGGCAAAAATTTAATACACTTTCTCCGTGATATCAGCCATTTTGACAAAGACGATATTGCTTTTCTCAAGGGCTTCTTCCCTTACATTATGAATAGCCCTGGCTACCAATACCCGCCACAAGGCAAGTACAACGGTGGTGAGAAGTTACAAGCTTTGGCTCAAGTTTTTCTCGGCGTAGCCATCATCATCACTGGCTTTATCCTCGCTTTCGATCGTTTTTTCAGTCCCTTGCTGTTACAACTATCCCTTCCCATTCACAGCATTGCAGCCCTCGTTACCATGTTGCTCGCTCTTGGTCATATCTTCTTTGCCGCCATCAATCCACGAAGCAACGCCGCGTTATCTGGTATGATCAATGGCAAGGTACCGGTAGAGAAAGTCAAAATTTCCAATACCAAGTGGTATGAACAATTAAAAAAAGAAAAGCGCATCTAA
- the lexA gene encoding transcriptional repressor LexA encodes MNLTPREKDLYHMLKDFVHAKGYPPSVREIGEKMGWASSSTVHLYLERLEKKGFIRKDPSKPRTIEIIGQRPDFHAIPLIGTVAAGMPLLAVECIEEYLPVAKTFVGEGDFFALRVKGDSMINAGIYNSDIVIVRQQQNVQNGEIAVALLEDEVTVKRFFKEDGQIRLQPENSDLEPIFSRDVTILGKVITLIRRLT; translated from the coding sequence ATGAACTTAACACCGAGAGAAAAAGACTTGTATCATATGCTTAAAGATTTTGTTCACGCCAAAGGGTATCCCCCGAGTGTAAGAGAAATTGGAGAGAAGATGGGCTGGGCCTCTAGTTCTACAGTTCATCTCTATCTAGAGCGCCTTGAGAAGAAAGGTTTTATTCGCAAAGATCCTTCTAAGCCTAGAACGATTGAAATTATTGGACAGCGCCCTGATTTTCACGCCATACCTCTGATTGGAACGGTTGCTGCAGGTATGCCCTTATTAGCTGTCGAATGCATTGAAGAATACTTGCCTGTGGCCAAAACCTTTGTGGGCGAAGGCGATTTTTTTGCCTTGCGCGTGAAAGGCGACAGTATGATCAATGCAGGCATATACAACAGTGACATTGTTATCGTCAGGCAACAGCAAAATGTGCAAAATGGAGAGATTGCAGTCGCTCTTTTAGAAGACGAAGTAACAGTAAAACGATTTTTTAAAGAAGATGGCCAGATTCGGCTACAACCAGAAAATAGCGATTTAGAACCTATCTTTAGTCGTGACGTTACCATTTTAGGTAAAGTTATTACGCTTATACGACGCTTGACCTAG
- the fdnG gene encoding formate dehydrogenase-N subunit alpha translates to MKSINRRQFLQISGATTALVASNLGFSLQSLEANTPRLRIAEARETTSICCFCSCGCGLLCHTKDGQLINVEGDPDNPVNRGTNCSKGAAAFQKTKNDQRVTHVLYRAPGSTQWEQKSWDWALEEIAQRVVATRDDSMVHKNSKNVIVNRTEAIASLGSSMLNNEDLYLISKLMRSLGVVNIEHQARLCHSSTVAGLAATFGRGAMTNTWVDLKNTDCALIIGSNAAENHPLSFKWLMEAREKRGAKIIHLDPRFTRTSARSDYYAPFRSGTDIALFGGFFHYIFETGRYHHDYVLHYTNASYLVHDDYDFEDGLFSGFDEAEKSYDKSSWAYQRGSDGQPLRDMTLQHPRSVFQMMKKHYSRYDADTVSSVTGMPKEKFLQVAELFTETAHPGKTGTILYAMGSTQHTVGAQNCRCMSMLQLLLGNIGRPGGGLNALRGHSNVQGSTDMACLYHLLPGYLPAPNDVDHADLALYNATTPSDGYWTNRPKFLASLLKAWWGEQAQRSNDFAYHYLPKQQKGYNHSHIGIFEDMLKGIVQGLFVWGQNPAVAGPNSSVECKALEKLKWLVQVDLFDNETSSFWKRPGARSEDIETEVFLLPAASFMEKEGSLTHSGRVIQYRWQAVQPKGDSRPESWILDQLARKIKEHYEESPKAQDEPLRYLTWNYGDSADQVTFVDAVAREINGKEVSTGAQLKGFGELKEDGTTSCGNWIYSGYHTGDQNNSKKREQSDPSGLGFYPEWGFAWPANRRILYNRANCDPSGQAWSEEKKTIWWNSLEGRWVGYDVPDFPATRSPEETGGKSPFIMLPEGHGRLFAVNAMNEGPFPEHYEPYESPVSNLLSSVSYNPVIKIWDHNEKGDADQYPVVCSTWRVCEHWHTGSTTRNMPWLAELMPALFAEIPPSLAKKRGIKNGDKIEVLSARGKIEAAAMVTERIQPLHVNGQDIEQIGLAWCFGYQGLVKGDITNTLSPHVGDANTTIPEYKAFLVDVRKVK, encoded by the coding sequence TTGAAAAGTATCAACAGGCGACAGTTTTTACAAATTTCTGGTGCTACAACGGCACTTGTAGCGTCAAACCTAGGCTTTTCCCTTCAGAGCCTAGAAGCCAATACGCCACGATTGCGCATCGCTGAAGCGAGAGAAACCACTTCTATATGCTGTTTCTGCTCTTGCGGCTGCGGTTTGCTTTGCCATACGAAAGATGGCCAATTGATCAACGTAGAAGGAGATCCCGACAACCCTGTTAATAGAGGTACCAATTGCTCCAAAGGAGCTGCTGCTTTTCAAAAGACAAAAAATGATCAACGAGTAACGCATGTTCTCTATCGTGCCCCCGGCTCTACACAATGGGAACAAAAGTCTTGGGACTGGGCCCTTGAGGAAATTGCCCAAAGAGTCGTAGCGACCAGAGATGATTCGATGGTACATAAAAATAGTAAAAATGTTATCGTCAATCGAACAGAAGCGATTGCGAGCCTGGGCTCATCGATGTTGAATAATGAAGACCTTTATCTGATTTCCAAATTGATGCGTTCTTTAGGTGTCGTTAACATTGAACACCAGGCTCGACTTTGTCATAGTTCTACCGTAGCTGGATTGGCTGCAACCTTTGGAAGAGGTGCCATGACCAACACCTGGGTCGATCTGAAAAATACCGATTGTGCCCTGATCATTGGCAGCAACGCTGCAGAAAACCATCCTCTTTCTTTCAAATGGCTGATGGAAGCTCGTGAAAAAAGAGGTGCCAAGATCATTCACCTCGATCCACGATTTACGAGAACTTCTGCTCGTTCTGATTATTACGCACCTTTTCGCAGCGGTACCGACATCGCACTTTTTGGTGGCTTTTTCCACTACATCTTTGAGACGGGTCGCTACCATCACGACTATGTACTTCACTATACGAATGCTTCCTATCTCGTTCATGATGATTACGATTTTGAGGACGGCCTGTTCTCAGGTTTTGACGAAGCGGAGAAAAGCTATGACAAATCTTCATGGGCTTATCAACGTGGTTCTGATGGTCAACCGCTACGAGATATGACGCTGCAACATCCCCGTTCCGTCTTTCAAATGATGAAAAAACATTACAGTCGCTACGATGCTGATACGGTAAGTTCTGTTACAGGCATGCCTAAAGAAAAGTTTCTTCAGGTGGCGGAACTCTTTACCGAGACAGCTCACCCTGGTAAAACAGGCACCATCTTGTATGCCATGGGTTCAACACAACATACTGTAGGCGCTCAAAACTGCCGATGCATGTCAATGTTGCAGCTTTTACTTGGTAATATTGGCCGTCCAGGCGGTGGACTCAATGCTTTACGAGGCCACTCCAACGTACAAGGTTCAACCGATATGGCTTGCCTCTATCACCTCTTACCAGGCTACCTCCCTGCTCCGAACGATGTAGATCATGCTGATTTGGCTCTTTACAATGCTACAACACCCTCTGATGGCTATTGGACCAATCGTCCGAAGTTTTTGGCCAGCTTACTGAAAGCTTGGTGGGGTGAACAGGCGCAACGAAGCAATGATTTTGCTTACCACTATTTGCCGAAGCAGCAAAAAGGCTATAACCACTCCCATATCGGTATTTTTGAAGATATGCTCAAAGGCATCGTGCAAGGCCTCTTCGTCTGGGGACAAAACCCTGCTGTGGCCGGTCCGAACAGTTCTGTGGAGTGTAAGGCTTTAGAGAAGCTCAAATGGTTGGTGCAAGTCGATCTCTTCGACAATGAAACCTCCTCTTTCTGGAAAAGACCGGGCGCTCGCTCTGAAGACATTGAGACGGAAGTCTTTCTATTGCCAGCCGCTTCATTCATGGAAAAAGAAGGTTCCCTTACCCATAGTGGACGGGTCATTCAATACCGTTGGCAGGCCGTACAACCGAAAGGCGATAGCCGCCCAGAATCTTGGATTCTTGATCAGCTCGCTAGAAAGATCAAAGAGCATTATGAAGAAAGCCCTAAGGCCCAAGACGAGCCCCTTCGCTATCTCACCTGGAATTACGGAGACAGTGCCGATCAAGTCACTTTTGTTGACGCAGTCGCTAGAGAAATAAATGGCAAAGAAGTAAGCACCGGTGCACAGTTAAAAGGATTTGGTGAACTAAAAGAGGATGGCACCACCAGTTGCGGTAACTGGATTTACAGTGGCTATCATACTGGTGACCAGAACAACTCGAAAAAACGAGAACAAAGCGATCCTTCTGGCCTTGGCTTCTACCCAGAGTGGGGCTTTGCTTGGCCAGCCAACCGACGTATTCTTTATAACCGCGCCAACTGCGATCCTTCTGGACAAGCTTGGTCAGAAGAGAAAAAGACCATCTGGTGGAATTCACTAGAAGGACGTTGGGTTGGCTACGATGTACCTGATTTTCCTGCCACTCGTTCACCAGAAGAAACCGGCGGTAAAAGCCCCTTTATTATGCTGCCTGAAGGCCACGGCAGATTGTTTGCTGTCAATGCCATGAACGAAGGACCTTTCCCCGAACATTACGAGCCTTATGAAAGCCCTGTCAGCAATTTGCTATCCTCTGTCTCTTACAACCCTGTGATCAAGATCTGGGATCACAATGAAAAAGGAGACGCTGATCAATATCCCGTCGTATGTTCTACTTGGCGTGTATGCGAACATTGGCATACAGGCTCCACCACTCGCAATATGCCCTGGTTGGCAGAATTGATGCCAGCCCTCTTTGCTGAGATCCCACCATCTCTAGCCAAAAAACGGGGCATCAAAAACGGTGACAAAATCGAAGTCCTTTCAGCCCGTGGCAAAATCGAAGCAGCCGCGATGGTGACAGAAAGGATACAACCTTTGCATGTTAACGGTCAAGATATCGAACAGATTGGCTTGGCTTGGTGCTTCGGCTACCAGGGATTGGTCAAAGGCGATATTACCAATACGCTTTCGCCTCACGTCGGCGATGCCAATACAACGATTCCAGAATATAAAGCCTTTCTGGTTGACGTAAGGAAGGTGAAGTAA